The following proteins are encoded in a genomic region of Primulina huaijiensis isolate GDHJ02 chromosome 3, ASM1229523v2, whole genome shotgun sequence:
- the LOC140972794 gene encoding pentatricopeptide repeat-containing protein At1g02150, which yields MLLQSTIPIPPPKFHNQNHSPTNFNTLSFSSGLLQNRTFSIKQPVVIVTTRETHKNSGFITCSSISQVHSYGTVDFEKRPMLNWNAMYKEISMMENPELGAASVLNQVENGGNKISKWELCRIVKELRKFRRFKYALQVYEWMNNRREYYRITTSDTAIQLDLIAKVHGISSAERYFLKLPEALKDKRIYGSLLNAYARARMKEKAEAQMNTMRKRGYASHALPFNVMMTLYMNQKDHEKIESLISEMLESKIALDIYSYNIWLTTRGSQGSPEEMEQVFEQMQLDPTINPNWTTFSTMATAYIKFNQFEKADDCLKKIESRITGRDRIPYHYLISLYGSAGKKDEVFRMWNIYKSTFSNIPNSGYHTLISSLVRLGDIDEAEKRYDEWLSVKSAYDPRIANLLLSFYTKKGLSEKAWTFFDEMIEGGRKPNSMTWEILAEDHIRNMRILEALSFLQNAASAEGSKNWRPRPANVVSILEILDQESDQPSKDTLFEILRQMGCLNDVNYMSYIPISDGGTFNGNFPDVENDMVGDGDQVAFPLGQLQES from the exons ATGCTACTTCAATCCACTATCCCAATACCACCTCCAAAGTTTCATAACCAAAACCACAGCCCCACCAACTTCAACACACTTTCATTTTCATCTGGGCTCCTGCAAAATCGGACCTTTTCCATCAAACAACCCGTTGTAATTGTAACTACCCGTGAAACCCATAAAAATTCAGGCTTCATAACATGTTCGTCAATATCACAAGTTCATAGTTATGGAACAGTCGATTTTGAGAAGAGGCCTATGCTGAACTGGAATGCTATGTACAAGGAAATATCTATGATGGAGAATCCCGAACTGGGCGCTGCTTCCGTGTTGAATCAGGTGGAAAATGGGGGAAATAAGATTTCGAAATGGGAGCTTTGCAGGATTGTGAAGGAGCTCAGGAAATTTAGGCGTTTCAAATACGCTCTTCAG GTATACGAGTGGATGAATAATCGAAGAGAGTACTATAGAATAACCACCAGTGACACTGCTATTCAGTTGGATTTGATTGCTAAAGTGCATGGAATTTCAAGTGCTGAACGATATTTCTTGAAGTTGCCCGAAGCCTTGAAAGACAAAAGGATATACGGATCTCTTTTGAATGCTTATGCACGTGCTAGGATGAAGGAAAAGGCTGAAGCACAAATGAATACGATGAGAAAACGAGGTTATGCGAGTCATGCACTTCCATTCAATGTGATGATGACTCTCTATATGAACCAAAAAGATCACGAAAAGATTGAGTCACTTATATCGGAAATGCTTGAGAGTAAAATAGCATTAGATATTTATTCCTATAATATTTGGTTGACCACGCGTGGGTCTCAAGGGTCTCCCGAGGAAATGGAACAAGTGTTTGAACAGATGCAACTTGATCCGACCATCAATCCCAATTGGACAACCTTCAGCACAATGGCTACAGCATACATCAAGTTTAACCAATTCGAAAAGGCTGACGACTGTCTGAAGAAAATTGAAAGCAGAATCACCGGTCGGGATCGAATTCCTTATCATTATCTTATTAGTTTATATGGCAGTGCTGGCAAGAAAGATGAGGTGTTTCGAATGTGGAACATTTACAAATCTACCTTTTCCAATATTCCAAATTCGGGCTACCACACTTTAATCTCCTCTCTGGTCCGATTAGGGGACATTGATGAAGCTGAGAAGAGGTACGATGAATGGCTTTCTGTTAAATCAGCCTACGACCCTCGAATAGCGAATCTTCTACTGAGTTTCTATACGAAGAAAGGGCTTTCTGAAAAGGCATGGACGTTCTTCGATGAAATGATAGAGGGGGGAAGAAAGCCAAATTCGATGACTTGGGAGATTCTTGCGGAAGATCACATCAGAAATATGAGGATTCTGGAGGCTTTATCTTTCTTACAGAATGCCGCTTCAGCTGAAGGCTCAAAGAACTGGAGGCCAAGACCGGCAAATGTAGTTTCAATTCTCGAGATCTTGGACCAAGAATCTGATCAGCCAAGTAAAGACACCTTATTTGAGATCCTTAGGCAAATGGGTTGTCTCAATGACGTAAATTATATGTCTTACATTCCCATTTCTGACGGTGGGACGTTTAATGG